In Anseongella ginsenosidimutans, one genomic interval encodes:
- a CDS encoding DNA cytosine methyltransferase — translation MAPDEFGKAIKNWAGAALEQPINVVALFSGAGGLDIGFCDAGFTLVESVELEEKFVQTMRHNQSAGNYFSNANILAGDIRHYEPARSAQVDFVIGGPPCQSFSAAGRRAAGVAGTKDDKGSLFQEYVRVLKKLKPRGFLFENVYGLLGAEKGESIKKIVDAFKEIGYNISYRILDAADYGVPQHRERLIIVGSKNEAFKFPKPTHGPDSALKFPHYSAYDAIENVSSPESGKLPSINGRFGHLLDEVPPGLNYSFFTEKMGHPNPIFAWRSKFSDFLYKADPVTPIRTLKASGGQYTGPFHWENRHFTVEELKRLQTFPDDYKILGNRAAICKQIGNSVPPQFARILALSVLNQFFNVELPFELHYLHEYDKLSFRKLKREKSLRYFRKASHVLGNHKKKPEKEITLKKYNIELTENFKIKNNPESDIEVVFKPTNEKWTFELRRNENAKESYRIELKRLKKLPLFRAVNEVHLVFYSNVLSDYTVLWKIFEQTLVENHIKADLVQLNGYYQYANDISYNFIKSGSETKEAVWRLLELILIDPAIGQIRHINQFSESYKISREELMKHFFDLRKIGFEIRNSNTNPEIPENEYLIPYKFPTLTPLSVQLKKSLLANG, via the coding sequence TTGGCACCGGATGAATTTGGGAAGGCAATAAAAAACTGGGCAGGCGCCGCTCTTGAACAACCAATCAATGTTGTCGCTTTATTTTCCGGCGCGGGTGGACTGGATATTGGGTTTTGCGATGCAGGCTTTACATTGGTTGAATCAGTCGAACTCGAAGAGAAGTTTGTACAAACTATGCGGCACAACCAGTCCGCGGGAAACTACTTTAGCAATGCAAATATCTTAGCCGGAGACATCCGGCATTATGAACCGGCCCGGTCTGCCCAGGTAGATTTTGTAATTGGCGGCCCGCCCTGCCAGTCATTTTCAGCAGCCGGGCGAAGGGCGGCGGGAGTGGCAGGGACAAAAGACGATAAAGGCAGCTTGTTCCAGGAATACGTAAGGGTTTTAAAGAAGCTGAAACCTAGAGGATTTTTGTTTGAAAATGTATATGGCTTATTGGGAGCCGAAAAAGGAGAATCTATTAAAAAGATCGTTGATGCATTTAAGGAAATAGGATATAATATCTCCTACCGTATCCTGGACGCTGCTGATTATGGCGTTCCGCAGCATCGCGAAAGGCTTATCATCGTTGGCTCCAAAAATGAAGCCTTCAAGTTTCCGAAACCAACGCACGGGCCTGATTCCGCCTTGAAATTCCCGCATTATTCAGCATATGATGCTATTGAAAACGTTTCTTCACCTGAATCCGGTAAATTACCATCAATTAACGGCCGGTTCGGGCATCTTCTGGATGAAGTGCCTCCGGGGTTAAATTATAGCTTCTTTACCGAGAAAATGGGGCACCCGAACCCCATTTTTGCCTGGCGTTCGAAGTTCTCGGATTTTCTTTACAAAGCTGACCCTGTTACTCCCATTCGAACGTTAAAAGCGTCGGGCGGGCAATATACCGGTCCTTTTCATTGGGAAAACCGGCATTTCACGGTGGAGGAATTAAAGCGGCTTCAAACATTTCCGGATGATTATAAAATACTTGGGAACCGCGCCGCCATATGTAAACAAATAGGAAATTCCGTCCCGCCGCAGTTTGCAAGAATATTGGCCCTGAGCGTGTTAAATCAATTTTTTAATGTTGAACTCCCTTTCGAGCTTCATTATCTCCATGAATACGATAAGCTATCTTTCAGAAAGCTGAAAAGAGAGAAAAGCTTGCGATACTTCCGAAAAGCATCCCATGTATTAGGCAATCATAAAAAAAAGCCCGAAAAAGAGATTACATTGAAAAAATACAACATTGAATTAACAGAGAATTTTAAAATAAAGAACAATCCCGAATCGGATATAGAAGTAGTTTTCAAGCCCACAAACGAAAAATGGACGTTTGAGCTTCGCCGAAACGAAAACGCAAAAGAGTCATACAGGATTGAATTAAAGAGGTTAAAAAAATTGCCGTTATTCCGCGCCGTTAATGAGGTTCATTTAGTTTTTTACAGTAATGTTTTAAGCGATTATACGGTTCTTTGGAAAATATTTGAACAAACCCTGGTTGAGAATCATATCAAGGCCGACCTTGTTCAGCTGAACGGCTATTATCAATACGCGAACGACATTTCATATAATTTTATAAAATCCGGCAGTGAAACAAAAGAAGCTGTTTGGAGACTTTTGGAATTAATTCTCATTGATCCGGCAATCGGGCAGATCAGGCACATCAACCAGTTTTCGGAAAGCTATAAAATTAGCCGGGAAGAACTGATGAAGCATTTTTTTGACTTGCGAAAAATCGGATTTGAGATAAGGAACAGCAATACTAACCCGGAAATCCCTGAAAATGAGTATTTAATTCCTTACAAATTCCCAACGCTTACGCCCTTAAGTGTTCAACTCAAAAAATCATTACTGGCAAATGGATAA
- a CDS encoding N-acetylmuramoyl-L-alanine amidase — MNPYIQKITRALGILLLITGCAREPYSFSKKIYRKQLKAEYKQLKRMEAPVLEDSLLVLPSGFIPTTNFNLRKPNFVVIHHTAQNSCDQTYRTFTLQRTQVSAHYVICKDGTVTQMLSDYLRAWHGGAGKWGNVTDLNSVSIGIELDNNGYEPFSHLQVNSLLVLLDSLKTKYRIPAANFIGHADIAPTRKQDPNAHFPWKTLAKNGFGLWYDDLQDTVPDGFDPMNALRLIGYDTSHPEAAIKAFKLHFVQRDTSPQLTAYDKRILFNLVKKFF; from the coding sequence ATGAATCCTTACATTCAAAAAATCACCCGGGCGCTCGGAATCCTGCTGCTTATAACCGGCTGCGCGCGCGAGCCTTATTCCTTCAGTAAAAAAATATACCGCAAACAACTGAAAGCGGAGTACAAGCAATTAAAGCGCATGGAAGCGCCGGTGCTGGAAGATTCCCTGCTGGTACTGCCTTCAGGCTTTATCCCTACCACTAACTTCAACCTGCGCAAACCTAATTTCGTGGTGATCCATCATACTGCCCAAAATTCCTGCGATCAGACTTACCGCACCTTTACCCTGCAGCGGACCCAGGTAAGCGCGCATTATGTGATCTGCAAGGACGGGACGGTAACACAAATGCTGAGCGATTACCTGCGGGCATGGCATGGCGGAGCCGGAAAGTGGGGAAACGTCACCGACCTTAATTCCGTATCCATTGGCATCGAACTGGATAATAATGGCTACGAGCCTTTTTCCCATTTGCAGGTCAACAGCCTGCTCGTGTTGCTGGACAGCCTGAAAACAAAATACCGGATTCCGGCGGCCAACTTTATAGGCCATGCGGATATCGCTCCCACGCGCAAGCAGGATCCGAATGCCCACTTTCCCTGGAAAACACTCGCAAAAAACGGCTTCGGCCTGTGGTACGACGACTTGCAGGACACCGTGCCCGACGGCTTTGACCCGATGAACGCACTCCGTCTGATCGGTTACGATACCAGCCATCCGGAAGCGGCTATAAAAGCCTTCAAACTTCATTTTGTTCAACGCGACACCAGCCCTCAGCTGACCGCCTACGATAAGCGCATCCTCTTCAACCTGGTAAAGAAATTTTTTTGA
- a CDS encoding DUF3500 domain-containing protein encodes MNIKQGLFILFSGILTACSSSSPKNTPEALSLAETASAFLNTLSPGQREKAVFPFDSTERFNWHFVPRERLGIPVKEMDSVQQQAAFTLLRFTLSEQGYRKAKGIMELEAVLKELENRGPEDDYRDQGKYYFSLFGEPSAGTPWGWRVEGHHLSINYTSIGNKLVSASPEFMGANPAIVPSGPQKGRQVLKDETQLAFSLLHSLNASQLKKTLISEEAPTDILTGNKREVLLEHPEGIFFHELDIRQKELFMQLLNTYTGNFREEFSGEMMKKLDEAGMDSLRFAWAGSRQAGPGNPHYYRIQGPVLLIEYDNTQNNANHVHTVVRDLSNDFGEDALKRHYREGHSRQEHSHTRNSGTHAHSGEEHAQAGGQH; translated from the coding sequence ATGAATATAAAACAAGGGCTCTTTATACTCTTTTCCGGAATACTTACGGCCTGCAGCAGCTCATCTCCCAAAAATACGCCGGAAGCGCTTTCACTTGCTGAAACGGCAAGCGCTTTCCTGAACACCTTATCTCCCGGGCAGCGGGAGAAGGCTGTATTCCCTTTCGACTCAACCGAACGCTTTAACTGGCACTTTGTTCCCCGGGAGCGGCTGGGTATCCCGGTAAAAGAAATGGATTCGGTACAGCAGCAGGCAGCGTTTACCTTGTTAAGGTTTACCTTGAGCGAGCAGGGCTACCGGAAAGCGAAAGGAATTATGGAACTGGAGGCTGTTTTAAAGGAACTGGAAAACCGTGGGCCGGAAGATGATTACCGGGACCAGGGGAAATATTATTTCAGCCTGTTTGGCGAGCCCTCCGCCGGAACTCCCTGGGGCTGGAGGGTGGAAGGGCATCATTTATCCATTAACTATACTTCCATTGGTAATAAACTGGTTTCGGCAAGTCCTGAATTCATGGGAGCTAATCCCGCTATTGTACCTTCGGGGCCGCAGAAAGGAAGGCAGGTACTTAAAGATGAGACACAACTCGCTTTCAGCCTGCTCCATTCTCTTAACGCCAGCCAGCTTAAAAAGACGCTTATCAGCGAAGAAGCTCCTACCGACATCCTTACCGGAAACAAGCGCGAAGTATTGCTGGAACATCCGGAAGGCATTTTCTTTCATGAACTGGACATCCGTCAAAAGGAACTTTTTATGCAGCTGCTGAATACCTATACCGGCAATTTCAGGGAAGAGTTTTCCGGTGAAATGATGAAGAAGCTGGACGAAGCAGGCATGGACAGCCTGCGTTTTGCATGGGCAGGCAGCCGCCAGGCAGGACCGGGAAACCCGCATTACTACCGCATTCAGGGGCCTGTATTACTGATCGAATACGATAACACCCAGAATAACGCGAATCATGTACATACGGTAGTTCGCGACCTCAGCAATGATTTCGGGGAAGACGCCCTGAAAAGGCATTACCGGGAGGGGCATTCCCGGCAGGAACATTCTCATACGCGTAATTCCGGCACGCATGCCCATTCCGGGGAGGAACATGCGCAGGCCGGCGGGCAACATTAA
- a CDS encoding helix-turn-helix domain-containing protein, producing the protein MIYELKTANLGIYDDKTAFTQYIIIVVIAIVPDHDRACQVLLKILANVNISLLLTKNVKYIVSNVIMDVMKTTGEILRESREKKGLLLRQVAALLDIDTAILSKVERGARKATKEQIIRLAGILDLKKDYLLIQYLSEKIAYELADEDVAAKTLKAAEKRVKYLKSKK; encoded by the coding sequence ATGATCTACGAGTTAAAAACCGCAAATTTAGGGATTTACGATGACAAAACAGCGTTCACGCAATACATCATTATAGTCGTAATTGCAATCGTGCCGGATCACGATCGGGCATGCCAGGTTTTACTAAAAATTTTGGCAAACGTAAACATTTCCCTACTTTTGACAAAGAATGTCAAGTACATAGTTTCAAATGTTATTATGGATGTCATGAAAACAACCGGCGAAATACTGCGGGAAAGCCGGGAAAAAAAAGGATTGCTGCTCAGGCAGGTAGCGGCTTTGCTGGACATTGACACCGCCATTCTGAGCAAGGTTGAACGTGGAGCCAGAAAAGCGACTAAAGAACAAATTATCCGGCTTGCCGGAATTCTCGATTTAAAGAAAGACTATTTGTTGATTCAGTACCTTAGTGAAAAGATCGCTTACGAACTTGCAGATGAAGATGTTGCCGCCAAAACATTAAAAGCAGCAGAAAAAAGAGTAAAATATTTAAAATCAAAAAAATGA
- the ypfJ gene encoding KPN_02809 family neutral zinc metallopeptidase has protein sequence MRWQGRRRSSNVDDRRAGGGRKLALGGGLGTIVVVVLVLLFGGDPSQLLEQMQTSQPVQQQGSAVTSAEDDSLAAFVSVVLADTEDVWNRLFAESGSDYREPTLVLFREMDQSACGYAQAAMGPFYCPADEKVYIDLSFYDELRNRFQAPGDFAMAYVIAHEVGHHIQNLLGISEQVQRQRGSLSQEDYNKLSVRLELQADFLAGVWAHHAQEMKNILESGDIEEALNAANAIGDDQLQQQSQGYVVPDSFTHGTSEQRMRWFKKGFETGDISQGDTFQADYL, from the coding sequence ATGCGCTGGCAAGGTAGAAGAAGAAGCTCCAACGTCGATGACCGGCGGGCGGGCGGAGGCCGCAAACTCGCTCTTGGAGGCGGCCTGGGAACCATTGTGGTTGTAGTACTTGTATTGCTGTTTGGCGGAGATCCCAGCCAATTGCTGGAACAAATGCAAACGAGCCAGCCGGTACAGCAACAGGGATCAGCGGTAACAAGCGCCGAAGATGACTCGCTCGCGGCATTTGTTTCAGTAGTCCTGGCCGATACGGAAGACGTATGGAACCGGCTGTTCGCCGAAAGCGGCTCGGATTACAGGGAACCTACCCTGGTGTTGTTCCGGGAAATGGACCAGTCGGCCTGCGGTTACGCCCAGGCGGCGATGGGCCCTTTTTACTGCCCGGCTGACGAGAAAGTGTACATTGACCTCTCCTTCTACGATGAGCTGCGGAACCGTTTCCAGGCCCCCGGCGATTTTGCAATGGCCTACGTGATCGCGCATGAGGTGGGTCACCATATCCAAAACCTTCTTGGCATCAGCGAACAGGTCCAGCGGCAGCGGGGCAGCCTGAGCCAGGAGGACTACAACAAGCTATCTGTGCGTCTTGAATTACAAGCCGATTTCCTGGCGGGCGTTTGGGCACACCATGCGCAGGAAATGAAAAATATTCTTGAAAGCGGGGACATCGAAGAAGCGCTGAACGCTGCAAATGCTATCGGAGATGACCAGCTCCAGCAGCAGTCGCAAGGTTATGTCGTACCCGATTCTTTTACGCATGGCACCTCCGAACAACGCATGCGCTGGTTTAAAAAGGGCTTTGAAACAGGGGACATTTCCCAGGGCGATACGTTCCAGGCAGACTACCTGTAA
- the ffh gene encoding signal recognition particle protein, translated as MFENLQDKLDRAFKVLKGHGSITEINVAETMKEVRKALLDADVSFKVAKAFTDTVKEKALGQNVLTSVSPGQLMVKITNDELSKLMGGQAANLDLSANFTIILIAGLQGSGKTTFSGKLARLIKSKGKRPLLVAGDVYRPAAIDQLKIVGEQIGVPVFTDYESKDPVGIAEAAISRAKQEGHNVVIIDTAGRLAVDEEMMDEIARVKAAANPQEILFVVDAMTGQDAVNTAKTFNERLDFDGVVLTKLDGDTRGGAALSIRAVVDKPIKFIGTGEKLDAIDVFHPDRMASRILGMGDVVSLVERAQQQIDEKQAAELQRKIRKNKFDFNDFLGQLQQIKKMGNIKDLMGMIPGVGKAIKDVDLDNDSFKGIEAIIQSMTPYERQNPEVISGSRRQRIARGSGNDIAEVNKLLKQFEEMRKMMKMMNNPSKMAGLMRNMPR; from the coding sequence ATGTTTGAAAATCTCCAGGATAAATTAGACAGAGCGTTCAAGGTATTAAAGGGTCACGGCAGCATCACCGAGATCAATGTGGCCGAAACCATGAAGGAAGTGCGGAAAGCCTTGCTGGACGCTGACGTTAGCTTCAAAGTGGCGAAGGCCTTTACCGATACCGTGAAGGAAAAGGCTCTTGGCCAGAACGTGCTTACCTCGGTTTCCCCCGGGCAGCTGATGGTCAAGATCACGAACGATGAACTGAGCAAGCTCATGGGGGGCCAGGCCGCGAACCTGGACCTGTCGGCAAATTTTACCATTATCCTGATCGCCGGTTTGCAGGGATCGGGTAAAACCACTTTTTCCGGGAAGCTCGCCCGCCTGATCAAATCGAAAGGCAAACGGCCGCTGCTGGTAGCCGGCGACGTTTACCGGCCTGCAGCCATTGATCAGCTGAAGATCGTGGGTGAGCAGATCGGGGTTCCGGTATTTACGGACTATGAAAGCAAGGATCCTGTAGGCATTGCCGAAGCGGCCATCAGCCGCGCGAAGCAGGAAGGGCATAACGTGGTGATCATTGACACCGCCGGACGCCTGGCAGTAGATGAAGAAATGATGGATGAGATTGCCCGGGTGAAAGCCGCCGCCAATCCCCAGGAAATTCTTTTTGTGGTGGATGCGATGACGGGACAGGATGCGGTCAATACAGCCAAAACGTTTAATGAACGGCTTGATTTTGACGGCGTAGTGCTTACCAAGCTGGATGGCGATACCCGCGGCGGTGCGGCCCTTTCCATACGGGCTGTAGTGGATAAGCCCATCAAGTTCATCGGAACGGGCGAAAAGCTGGACGCAATCGACGTTTTTCATCCCGACCGGATGGCTTCCCGGATCCTTGGTATGGGAGACGTAGTTTCCCTCGTTGAACGCGCCCAGCAGCAGATTGACGAAAAGCAGGCTGCCGAGCTGCAACGAAAGATCCGGAAGAATAAATTCGATTTTAATGATTTCCTGGGGCAACTCCAGCAGATCAAAAAAATGGGTAACATCAAAGACCTGATGGGAATGATCCCCGGCGTTGGCAAGGCGATCAAGGATGTTGACCTGGATAACGATTCCTTTAAAGGTATTGAAGCGATCATCCAGTCGATGACGCCCTATGAACGCCAGAACCCGGAAGTGATCAGCGGCAGCCGCCGGCAGCGTATTGCCCGCGGAAGCGGAAATGACATTGCCGAGGTAAACAAGCTGCTGAAACAGTTCGAAGAGATGCGCAAAATGATGAAGATGATGAATAATCCTTCAAAGATGGCCGGCCTGATGCGCAACATGCCGCGCTAA